GGTGGGGGCCGTGGTGGCGTGGGTCGGGTACCGCAACCTCGGCACCAAGCCGGTGGAGGCCAAGCAGACCGCGTTCCGGGTGCTGGACGCGGGTTCGGTGGAGATCACCTTCGAGGTCGTGCGGGAGACGCCGGAGAAGCCGGTGGTGTGCATCGTCCGCGCCCGCTCCGACGACGGCGACGAGGCCGGCCGGAGAGAGGTTCTGGTGCCGCCTGGCGCCACCCGGGTCTACCCCAAGGCGGTGCTCCGGACGTCGAAAGAGGCGACGACCGGAGAGGTGTTCGGCTGCTCCTACCAGGTTCCGCCTTACCTGTCCACGAGGTAGCGGCCAAGCGGGTGATCTGCGGGTTTAGCGGCCCGATCCGGAACAAAACGCCGTCGCTGAACGTTGTAGACGTGTTACTCTGGCCTTTCAGCACGGCCCCGACGCGGGCCGTGTTTTTCCGTTCCGGGCGCGTGCGCCCGGGAACTGCCAGCCCACGCCGTGGGCCGGAGCAAGACGAGGAGTTGGTGACCGTGAGCGACACTGAGGTGACCTGGCTGACCCAGGAGGCCTACGACCGGCTCAAGGCTGAGCTGGACGAGATGATCGAGAATCGCCCGGTCATTGCTGCGGAGATCAACGCCCGCCGCGAGGAGGGCGACCTCCGCGAGAACGGCGGCTACCACGCGGCCCGCGAGGAGCAGGGCAAGCAGGAGGCGCGCATCCGCCAGCTCCAGGAGCTGCTGCGCGTCGCGAAGGTCGGCGAGGCGCCCACCGTCTCCGGTGTGGCAGCCCCCGGCATGGTGCTCACCGTCCGTTACGAGGGCGACGACGAGACCGAGGACTTCCTGCTGGCCACCCGCGAGGAAGGCGCCCACGGGTCGCTGGAGGTCTACTCCCCGTCGTCCCCGCTGGGCAAGGCCTTGAACGGGGCCAAGGAGGGCGAGACCCGGGAGTACGAGCTGCCCAACGGCAGCACGATGAAGGTGACGCTGATCAAGGCGGTGCCGTACTCCGGCTGACACCCACGACATCGAGAGGGGCGGCCACCAGGCGGGTGGCCGCCCCTTCTGCTGTGTGACGGGGTGGCTGTGGTGCTCGGGGTGGCTGTGATGCTCGGGGTGGCTGTGATGCTCGGGGTGGCTGTGATGCTCGGGGTGGCTGTGGTTGGCCGGTTGGGGCTTCGGCGGAGGCTCGGGTCCGGCGGCCGGCTTCGGTTGGGGCTTGGGCGGCGGTCGTCACCTGACTGTGGGGTCGGCGGTTGGGTGGTTAGCTTGCGGTGGGTGTCCCCGCCCACCGCCCCCGCCAAGCCGCCCTGGCACAAGCCTCCAAGAGCACCCGCCTTCGGCGGGCCGCCTGCGGCGGCCGGCACGGCCGGCTTTGCCGGGCCGTGCGTCGCGCGCGCAGCGCGCTGGGGCGGGCAGCGCCGGGCCGTGCGTCGAGCGCGCGGGGGCGCGCAGCGCCGGGCTTGTGCCCAGGGTGGCCTGGCGGGGGTGGTGGGTGGGGACACCCGACGCACCCCGACCACCAAACCCGGCCGCCCTACAGCACCTGCTCCAACAACGGCCGCACCCGAGGCGGCACAGGGGTCGACAGGGCGATCGACGTCGACAGCCGCTGCACCCCCGGCACGTCCACCACCTCGTCGATCACCCGTTGCAGGTCGGCGTTCGACCGGGCCACCATCCGCACGAAAAGATCACCCTGTCCGGTGGTCGCGTGCACCTCGCACACCTCGTTGATCGCCGCCAGCCCGTCCGACACCTCCTGGCGCTGCCCCTGCGCGATCTCCAGCACCGCGAACGCCGTCAGCCCGTACCCCATCGCCGCCAGGTCCAGCGCCGGCGGGAACCCCGTCAGCACGCCCCGCGCGACCAGCCGGTCCAAGCGCGCCTGCACCGTCCCCCGTGCCACGCCCAGCCGCCGCGAGCACTCCAGGACCCCCAGCCTGGGCTCGTCGGTCAAGAGCAACAACAACCGGGCGTCCAAGGCGTCCAGGACCTGGTCAGAGTGTTCAGCTTGCCCGTCGGAAACCATAGATCACTGTACAACCTGCACAGCAAAAAACGACACTGTTGCTCACCCTGCCCAACGCCGCACATGCTGTGAGCCATGACGCAGCAGCTTGACGACGTGAGCTACGACCAGCTCCGCCAACTCGTGGGCCTGGTCGACTACGACGGGACGCGCGATCCGTTCCCCGTGCGCTCCATGGACGCCGTGGTCTTCGTGGTCGGCAACGCGACCCAGACCGCGTGGTTCTACCAGGTCGCCTTCGGGATGCAGCTCGTCGCGTACGCCGGGCCCGAGACGGGGCAGCGGGACCACAAGTCCTTCGTGCTCAAGTCCGGTTCGGCGCGGTTCGTGATCAACGGTGGGGTGCAGCCGGACAGCGCGCTGCTCGACCACCACCGCAAGCACGGTGACGGCGTCGTGGACCTCGCGCTGGAGGTCGAGGACGTCGACCGGTGCATCGACCACGCCCGCAAGCAGGGCGCCACGGTCCTCGTCGAGCCCCACGACGTCGAGGACGAGCACGGCGTGGTGCGCATCGCCGCCATCGCGGCCTACGGCGAGACCCGCCACACGCTCGTCGACCGGTCCCGCTACACCGGTCCGTACCTGCCGGGCTACGTGGCCAAGGAGAGCACCGTCGTCCGACCCGAGGGCGCGCCGAAGCGGCTGTTCCAGGCGGTCGACCACTGCGTGGGCAACGTCGAGCTCGGCAAGATGGACTACTGGGTCGACTGGTACAACCGCGTCATGGGCTTCGTGAACATGGCGGAGTTCATCGGCGACGACATCGCCACCGACTACTCGGCGCTCATGAGCAAGGTGGTGTCCAACGGCAACCACCGCGTGAAGTTCCCGCTGAACGAGCCGGCGATCGCGAAGCGCAAGTCGCAGATCGACGAGTACCTGGAGTTCTACTCGGGCGCGGGCGTGCAGCACATCGCGCTCGCCACCAACGACATCGTCGCCACGCTGACCGCCATGCGCGCGGCCGGCGTCGAGTTCCTGGAGACCCCGGACTCGTACTACGACGACCCGGAGCTGCGGGCCCGCATCGGCGAGGTGCGCGTGCCGATCGAGGTGCTCAAGGAGCACCGCATCCTGGTCGACCGGGATGAGGACGGCTACCTGCTCCAGATCTTCACGAAGCCGATCGGCGACCGGCCGACCGTCTTCTACGAGCTCATCGAGCGCCACGGCTCGCTGGGCTTCGGCAAGGGCAACTTCAAGGCCCTGTTCGAGGCCATCGAGCGCGAGCAGGAGCGTCGGGGCAACCTCTGACGACACCCGCGCGAAGGGCCGGTCCGCCACCAGCGGGCCGGCCCTTTTCTGTGGGAACCCTGAGAGGTGCGCTCCAGGCACGTCCGGACCGGTACCCTCGGTGCGGGGGTTTGCACGGATTTCACCTGGGGAGGTGGCATGGCACTCGCGGGACGCGTCACCGCGGTGCTGCCGCTCGTCGGCGCGGTAGCCACGGCCGTGGCGCTGACCGGCGCGGCGTTCTTCACCGTGGCGCACGCGGGCTGCGCCGAGACCGGCCGGTTCGTCGAGCACGAAGGCGTCGTCAAGTTCGAGGGCGGCTGCATGGACGGGCAGGACCTGCCCACCGTGCCGAAGGTCGAGAACGCCCGGTACGACGTCACGCCCTGAGCTCGTTCACCAGTCCCCGCAGCCACGGCTCGCGGATCGCCGGTTCCTCGCACAGCACCGCCACCAGCTGCTTCCTGCGCTGCCGTCCGGCTTCCACCACGGCCAGGGCTTCGGCCAGCGCGGCACGCGTGCGCTCGTCGTGACGGGGCCGGGCGACGGACTCGTCCGCCCACCGGGTCGACGGGAACGACCTGGTGAGCTTGGGCTGGCGGTCGCCGAACCAGCCCCAGACACCCCAGTCCAGGGACACGTTCCGGATCGCGCTCGCGGGCAGGTCGGCCGTCCACTCGGCGTGCTGGTGCCAGCGCCACGTCTTGGGGCTGGTCTTGCGCCGGCGGGTGATGCCGATGAACCGCAGGCGGCGGCGGACGACGTCCCACGCGACCCGCTCGTCCTCGATCCAGTCGCGCAGCACGCGGTGGAGGTTGGTGTAGGTGCTGCCTTCGTGGACCAGGTCCACGAACGCCGTCGGGCGGCCCGTGGCCAGGGCGTGCGGTGAGACGCCCAGTGCGGTGAGGTTGGCGCGGAGTTGGGGCAGTTCGGCGTCGGTGATGCGGTACGAGCCGAACACCGACAGCGGCACCTGGTGCAGCCGGTCCCGCCACGACGTGTGCTCCAGGGCCCCGCTGAGCAGGTCGAACACGCTGTCGGCGGAGCGGCCGACGAAGCGCAGGTCGCTGTCGCCGGACCGGGCGAGGACGAGTCCGGCGCACTCGACCAGGTCGTCGAGGTACCACAGGTCGGGCGGCGGGGTGTCCTCCAGCAGCGTCCCGAGGCGGTCGGGGCGCACGAGGTCCCAGCGGAACGGGCGGTGGGGTTCCGGCACGTCCTCAGACAACCATGCCGGGCCAAGCGGATTTCGGCGATAGTGGACGCATGTGTCGGAACATCCGGGTGCTGCACAACTTCGAGCCGCCCGCCACCGAGGACGAGATCCGCGCCGCCGCCGTCCAGTACGTGCGCAAGGTCAGCGGCTCGACCCACCCGTCCGCGGCCAACCAGGAAGCGTTCGACCTCGCGGTCGAGGCGGTGGCCGAGGCGACCAGGGTGCTGCTCGAGTCCCTGGTCACCAAGGCACCTCCGCGCGACCGCGAGGTCGAGGCCGCCAAGGCCAAGGAACGCGCCGCC
This DNA window, taken from Saccharothrix variisporea, encodes the following:
- a CDS encoding DUF4307 domain-containing protein — protein: MALPEGRYGKPRRALPTWARWSLPVVAVLVGAVVAWVGYRNLGTKPVEAKQTAFRVLDAGSVEITFEVVRETPEKPVVCIVRARSDDGDEAGRREVLVPPGATRVYPKAVLRTSKEATTGEVFGCSYQVPPYLSTR
- the greA gene encoding transcription elongation factor GreA, yielding MTVSDTEVTWLTQEAYDRLKAELDEMIENRPVIAAEINARREEGDLRENGGYHAAREEQGKQEARIRQLQELLRVAKVGEAPTVSGVAAPGMVLTVRYEGDDETEDFLLATREEGAHGSLEVYSPSSPLGKALNGAKEGETREYELPNGSTMKVTLIKAVPYSG
- a CDS encoding Lrp/AsnC family transcriptional regulator; this translates as MVSDGQAEHSDQVLDALDARLLLLLTDEPRLGVLECSRRLGVARGTVQARLDRLVARGVLTGFPPALDLAAMGYGLTAFAVLEIAQGQRQEVSDGLAAINEVCEVHATTGQGDLFVRMVARSNADLQRVIDEVVDVPGVQRLSTSIALSTPVPPRVRPLLEQVL
- the hppD gene encoding 4-hydroxyphenylpyruvate dioxygenase yields the protein MTQQLDDVSYDQLRQLVGLVDYDGTRDPFPVRSMDAVVFVVGNATQTAWFYQVAFGMQLVAYAGPETGQRDHKSFVLKSGSARFVINGGVQPDSALLDHHRKHGDGVVDLALEVEDVDRCIDHARKQGATVLVEPHDVEDEHGVVRIAAIAAYGETRHTLVDRSRYTGPYLPGYVAKESTVVRPEGAPKRLFQAVDHCVGNVELGKMDYWVDWYNRVMGFVNMAEFIGDDIATDYSALMSKVVSNGNHRVKFPLNEPAIAKRKSQIDEYLEFYSGAGVQHIALATNDIVATLTAMRAAGVEFLETPDSYYDDPELRARIGEVRVPIEVLKEHRILVDRDEDGYLLQIFTKPIGDRPTVFYELIERHGSLGFGKGNFKALFEAIEREQERRGNL
- a CDS encoding DUF2277 domain-containing protein, whose translation is MCRNIRVLHNFEPPATEDEIRAAAVQYVRKVSGSTHPSAANQEAFDLAVEAVAEATRVLLESLVTKAPPRDREVEAAKAKERAAARYGTS